The proteins below are encoded in one region of Calditrichota bacterium:
- a CDS encoding NUDIX domain-containing protein has product MKKTDVPDYIRPVALGIFKKNDEILVFRGHDFHSNEDFYRPLGGGIEFGETGSKALKREIMEEMGAEIGNVEYLATLENIFSLNNQTGHEIVLVYRADFSEAEIYQRKKFQITEDDLEPYDACWKNLKEFETDEAILYPEGILEIIMRAD; this is encoded by the coding sequence ATGAAAAAAACCGATGTGCCGGACTATATTCGTCCTGTGGCGCTGGGAATTTTCAAAAAAAACGATGAAATCCTCGTTTTTCGCGGGCATGATTTCCACTCGAACGAAGATTTCTACCGGCCTCTGGGCGGCGGAATCGAATTCGGCGAAACCGGCAGCAAAGCGCTGAAGCGCGAGATCATGGAAGAAATGGGTGCAGAGATTGGTAATGTCGAATATCTGGCAACGCTTGAAAACATCTTTTCTTTGAACAACCAGACTGGGCATGAAATCGTGCTCGTGTATCGCGCCGATTTCTCGGAGGCAGAAATTTATCAGCGCAAAAAATTTCAAATCACCGAAGACGATCTCGAGCCGTACGATGCCTGCTGGAAGAATTTGAAAGAGTTCGAAACAGATGAAGCGATTCTGTATCCGGAAGGAATTTTAGAGATAATAATGCGTGCGGATTAA